The genomic region GCAAATCAAAGCTGCTGGCTGTACAGCGCTCCTCATCAAGTTTGGAATTTTAAAGAAGGAAGACCCACGACATTTATGGAACATAATTGTGCTAATTTATCTAACCATTTTCACGCATGGCCTAAGGGCAATTCATATCCACCCAACCAGCATAATGGAAAAAGTCAAAGAAATCATATAGGTTTTGGGTCCTCACTAATCAAAGTCTATTAGCCCAATTCAATCAGAAATTTTCTTGCTCTCAAGAACTTACTTTTGAGAGGAGTCGAGAATCAGGGTCTGGCATATGCGATGATGCCAGTTGCCAAAGAGAGATTGGCTAATCTAACCCTCCAATACCCTCCAATGGTTAACAAACCCCACATCTCAATTAAAACGTCAATGGCCTCTTGGAATTACTTGAAATCATCAATGGCCGAAAATACAAGGATCTATGAAAATGATAGGAGTACATGGAAATCAGGCAAAAGTCTAAATGAACCGTGAATCAGTTTTTGCGGATCCCACCCCTTGGAATAATTGTATGAAGAATGTGCGTTGATGCTAGCTGAAGATGAAACCTAGATACGTAGTTCAAACAATAAGGTTTGTAGGAAATGATTGTTGGTTCCCATGAAACGTAAGAACAGCAAATGGCGTTATTCGGCAAAGGTTCGGATGAAATATGAAGTGAATGGTAGTGGGATAGAGTATCTCCCTGAGATTCAAAATTGGAAAGGCAAAGTCTCTGTAATGGGATCGCAGCTGGTCCACCAGTTGTGCGTTGAGGGAACCGGCTATCATTTATGGTTCCCTGAAGGCGCTCCTTCTGCTCAAAAGAGACCAAATTCCCCTTAGGGCCGGTAGGGCTAATTCCAGATTCCTTCCCAAGTCTTTCCAATCCAACCAAAAATTTAATGCTTCCCAACCTTTCCACTACCCGTTGTAGTCCAATTCTACCTTTCGATTATCTCTGGTTATTTCCAATTGGTCCTGGACCCCTTTGTTCCACCTAAACTGTTTCTTCTTCTCGTAGTTTtgtaattattcaaaattttactttccaCCATAACAGAGAATATGTGAatcatatttctttcttttatttcttgtctctcttttaattttttcaaatttttttcttgatccTTTCTCTCCCGTTGACAGTTCCAGTTGACTATGGGCCGTGGTCCATTCCTTACTAAATTACTTACTAGAccgcagctactgctgcaatcGTGACTGAAGTGGATTACTGCTTCTTCACAAAGACTTAGACATCCGGAAGACCAAAGAAGAATTTTTGAAGTAGATCCACACAATTTAAGCGCTTAAGAGTAATAATGATCTGTGCCGGATTTTTTATGGAGAGGgtgggtggggagggggggggggtacaagcAAGAAGaccaaaaaagtttaaaagagaAGATATTTTGACACAAAAGCATAGTGTTTTTCCCCAAGTAGTGCATGATTTTCCCATCTTCATTTTTGTTGGGTCTCCAGCTTGGGTCTGACCCGATCTGTAGTTGGTGTTCCTTATTTCTCTCTTTTGAATATATTCAGTAAGTTTTAGAGCATCGTCGATTTTgagcaattaaaacaaaagacaataatCCCACTGAATTTCTGAATCGAATTTGCATAGggttttagttgattttttttttggtttttcctaTCGCATTGAATGAACGTTTAGAACATCTTTTAtacttgttttcaaaattgttgcaaaaaataggaaaatccagaaatttttgttgttttgagtTGTGTTCTATTGATAAGCTAATAGTAGGTTGTGTTTTATGGTTTAATTTTAACCTAAAATGAATTCAAGCATTTGACCAATTTCATTGATAGAAGCTGACATTATTTGCGATTTAAAAGGGGAAAAAGGTTGGATCTAATTATCTAGtaaatgtaatgttttttttttcgaaggtcATTCAATCTTTTGCCAAAAAACACTATTAGGTGATTTCATGTAATAAAGCTGTTGCTTTTTAAGAATATGTTTTCTAGGTTGAGTTAAATTTCTTCAGGataattcttcttttgttttaataaaagaaaaaacaaaacgaagtCAAACATAAATCACATTCAAAGATTAATGCAACAAATTATGAATCACTTTTCAATAATGAATAACTATGTAAGTCAACGCAGTAGACAAAATAATTCTTTCCCTATTCCAACGCTTCAttggttttttaatttctttcaatgGTAATTGCTTGATTTCATTTTAGGTTACGTCATGGACAAGTTAAATACATTGGCCAATGACCGTCAGCCAAACAGTAGAAGTACTTCCCCTGCGAGAAATAATTCAGGATTCATTTCGTTTCTTTCGCGCAAAAATGATCTGGCTATACCAAAGCCAGAGCGGTCTCGTTCTAATCCGAATAATCTGTCAGAGGATATTACACCAACCACGTCTAGTTTGTCACTTGCTGCAGACGGGTCGGTGGTTCTTGAAGAAGGGAACGAATCTGTAAATGATGGTATTGACGAAAATGATTCATTGATCTCTGAGAAGCAAAAATATGCATATGATGTAATAATTTCAAAGTTGAACAAAtctaaggaaaaaataaaggaactCCAatctgaaaaagacaaaaatgtaAACGAATATTTGCAGTTATCTGGTTCAATTAGTGACAAGGCGCAATTGACAAAAATCAAACAGACCTTTGAAAAACGCAATTTAAAGACGTCCCATGCGATAAGCCAGCTTCAACGGAAATGCGAGTCATATAATAAGAAATTAGAAGATTTTTTGACAAGTGGTGTACCTTTGTCCAAACCAAAACATGGAATTAAGGAAGGCTTGCGATACGTAGGAGGTAACATACGTGAAGGCGTCACTGGACTAACAGGGAGGCCAAAAGAACTTGCTAATatgataaaaagtaaatttggaAGTGCTGATAATGTTAGTGACCTCAAAGCTGAAAAGGCTGACGGTGATGAACTGTCAACTGCAGAGAAAGGATCAAGTTCGGTTACTATTCATACCACCTCTCATGGTGGATCTGGTGGCACCAAATATACATCAGAAGAAGGGTCTGAATGCGGAAGCTCAGCAACTAGTGAAAATGTTGTCAATCAAATCTCACCAAATCATCAATTTTCCCTGGAGATGGAAACTGTGTGGAGTGAATTAAAAGACTTGAGGAGTGAGAGTGAGAAGCTTCGTGAAGAAATTGAGTCTTTGAAAGCCAGTACACAAAGTGATAACTTGTTTGTCAGTCAAGCACTCCAAGAAATGAGGTATAGGCTGGAAAGGCTTGAAGAACAAGTAAATGATCTCTCTGATCTTCACCAAAGTGAAGTTTCGTCTCTTCGTCAGGGTGTAAACGACATGGAGGATAAGGTCAATTATCAGTCTGAAGAAAGGGTGAGGGATATCCATGAAATGCTTGAGACTTGTCTTACACGAATTGCAAAACTTGAACATCAAGCTGCTTATACCCAGCAATACGTATCATTTGATAGAATTGAAAATGGCTTTACTAGGGGCGCGATTGCCAAGATTTTCACTATACTTCTGACGGTGTTGCAAGTGATTTTAGTTGTTGTTGCTAATCTATCAAATGCTATATTGCCATTGTTCCGAAATAGGCTGCATACTCTTATTACTTGTGTTGTTGTAATCTGCATTGCTTTCTTGATGAGTCAATGGGCCGAATTGAAAGCACTTACTTCAAGCTTCCTGCGAAATTATAGAGAAACATTGAATTCCAGTGATAAAGGTATTAGATAGTTTGAACAAATATTTTGCAACAAAGAAGACTCGTGAATGGATCTGACTTTTGCACGTGTTGTTAGCTTGGGTgttgttttaaatctttttatgaaATTGTAGCTGTCATTTGgttttttggacattttttcCTCGGACTAATTAGTCTTTACTAGGACGCCAATTGTGATTCAGTAGATTCATTTGCGaatcaaaatataattatcttgCCACTTAGTTTGTTTTTCCCTTACATTCCCATGGCATTTTTGGTTGACAAATAAAAGGCTTTCCGATTTCGGGGCTTTTCGCTAAGAAATTTATTGCGTACTTCTAATAtctgtatattttcttttctcagtGATGCATGAATGTACCTTAAATTATCTATGAATTTGCCTCCGACTATTATCATTACTGTCACTATCACTTTTCCTCCAATCTAAATTGTATAGCCCTTCTCTCTAAAAGATATCTGGTCTTTCAGAGACAGCTTATTGAAATTCTTTGGGTTTACGCTTGACAGTAGGAAAAACGCATTTGAACTTTATAACATTTAGATGTATTGATATCTGCACATAGGGAGGGAGAAAgggattttgttaagattagtCTAAGAGCAGCCCCTGAGAAACTAGGGAATATTTTGTCCTAGAAAAATACTTACGCGTGTTTTGTCTCCTGCTGCCTCGTAAAATCTTCTGGAGATCAATATTTTGGAGTAACTTATATTAAAGCTTCAGTGCACTTTTATTACCTTATTTGCTtgcagaaacaaaaataaagaaagtgatttttcaataaaaaataccaGTATGCTTTCTAATAACCAAGGATTGTCCTACTGTTTTAGGACTATACATACAGAGTCCACTAATCTATGCACATAGGCCATTTCACTGTTTCACTTAgttatatcattttttatttttacattgaaTGATGATTTGTTTgtgaaaaaatacacaaactgGAGGGGAAAAAATGACATTAAGGGAGCGGGGTAGGCCCATTTTTTTGTTAACCAGTTTTGAAGTTTGTTTTCTTGCATTTGGGTTCCCTTGATCCTGGAAATTATGATAATAATTTCAAGTTgttcagaaaaacaaaatagttttttgggcttttttttagaaaaccaattttttttgcgAACAGGTTCTCCTTAACCCAATGGTTTACGaatataagtttcaatgcttTCAAAAAAAGTTGTTTGATATATTTCCAAAAGGTCTTTGTCCTAACTCCTATAGTTTTACCTATTAGCCAAGACTAAACCATCATTCAGTCAGGAAAGGAAAGACGACAAATATGAACCCAGATTTTATGGACATTAAATAACTctgttattattaatataatcatgTTAAATGTTTTGTAAAGAATTAACTTGGATAAATAAGTTTCCATAGTTTCTTTATCTTTACTAAAATGTTCTTAGGGTTCAAATTGCAGTATATCTATGGTTCTTTATTTCCGAATAAATAAGTATATGTCCACTGAGAGGTATTTTTAGCTACTTTTAGATACACCTCgaaattgcttttaatttttttttttttttttatgtgaccTGGTATTCTAATTCTGGTTGTTTACTTCATTCTCAATTCGTGCTATTGTTATGGCCGCTTCATTTAAACTTCGTCTCCAATGGGTGGAACTATAATAGACTAACTAAAAGGAACTAGCCTTTAATTCACGTTTGGGAGAAAAGAACTCAAAACTGGTACCTATTCTGGTTCTTAAAGTGAAAAAACATAGGAGCCATAATCTCTGCACACAGAAGAGAGTAATCGAACGAATTTGTTGCCCCTATCCcgaaaaaaatcttgtaataCCCGCTTCTCTAAAATATCAGTTATGTTAACTTATAGTTGTACTAACAATTATTTTGTCGATGTCGATGTCGAGGATAATTATTGATAGTCAACAATTTTTAGGAGAAACCTGGATATACGATAATAATTTCAAGTTgttcagaaaaacaaaatagttttttgggcttttttttagaaagccaatttttttttggtttctaatataataaaaataatttcatttctaATATAGAAATGAATATATCTTCATTTCTATGGTACACTATCTCGATTTCCACTGAGGATGTCTTGCGCTGCCAATGTACGTTTTATTGTTTTGCAAGAACAACACTTGGGTTTGTAATACGAGCCTTATTTAAGTCACAAAAGAACGCTCTTGAATTATTGTCATGTACTTCTTGAACAAGAGAAGTGTTTTTAACAATAAAGTATTCAGGTATGGAAATGTGATCAGTTGAAGCCAGGAATTGACTTTGCTAACCTACATGGGTCCTAAGTAGGGCTTTCATTCATCTGTTTCTTTTTGAGGGGGGCCTTTAGGCATGTAGCTTTCAGAAATGTGCTATTAACTTTTAATGGTGGTTATAACCATGAAAGAAGGATTAATACGGTGCATTTTTTTGTCATAATCAGGGTTGATTTACTCAGTCTAGTCTCTTTCATAACTCGTAACATTAGATTGAAGCTCAAATCAATCCGTGTTCGTCAAAGAAGATACTAGCACACTTAAATTTGCCTGTCATAGGGTAAAAAATAATactgtattttttaaaactagCATAAGTTTACCTAGAAAACCCAATCCTTGGTTTACAAAAAGCTCTGCTCTTACATGAAACCTTAAActttgctagttttttttttttttaccataacgttattttgtattttatcgcTATTACTTATTCGAACTTCTTGGGAAATTTTAGAGATCTCTGGCTGTGTTTTTTGAAAACGTGTTTAATTCTGTTTTATCACTTTGTTTCGATGTAAATTTAGGTCTTTTGGAATATTAAAGCGATTAGAAGTGTTATAGGCTTCGCCGAGATCTTCTTGCTTTATGACTGAAAGACTTTTTTTaatcggaaaaaaaatatataatgtgTTTTTACCGAGAATTGTGAAGCTTCAGGGCTTTGGTATGGATTGCCTTGATCAACATGAAACACTGTAAAATATTGCTTTCAAGATAGGATTTTTTGGAGTGGGAGGAAAGAGATTGGTAGAGTTAAAGAACCATAGTCTTggctaaagtttttgttttgaggGGAAGTGACGGCGATTGTGAATTAGAGGTAGGATCTTTGgtcaaaaaagagtaaaaaaaacaaacaattaaatccaataaaaaatattagacACTAGAGGGGAAAAGGAATAGGTTAGCTTTCCTTGTATTTGATGCGGTCACCTTTTTATTAAAGTTCTGTCTTATTGTGTTTGCTTTGTCTTTTAAATTTTCGTTCTTTTAATTAGGCCTTAAGTCAGCCGAGAAGGATGTATGTTCGGATGATATTGTTTATACGGATTTAGGCTGCTTGAATTGTTCGTAACTAATGTTGTTGAAATCGgaataaaattaagtttttgatttcatttttgtgTTTGAAGAAAATAACCTGTTTTTGCCGTTTAAACAGAAAGTTGAAGGAGTGTCAGTTCCTTCGTATAGGGGTAGTCTCGAGCAATGGAATAGACCAGCATTTGGGGTGTAAATCTTTCTACTATACCTTTCTGGTGATGACTGGGTTTACATTGATATCAGCTAATATTGGTATGCGTGTACTCGTAAGGGTGTAGCCGAATCTTGCAGAGCTAAGGGTCGACGTGGGAGGAGATAGAAGAAGACTGTCTGTACTATAAACTATTCATTTATTCTACTAAGTTCTACATACATGGTTTGGAAAATAAAACCCTTTACAGAAGTTCCATACGAGAGAAACTACCTGTAACACTTTAGAAATCCGTATATAAAACGATTTCCAAGGTTCTTAGAAACACGTTCTACTATATTCAAACTGTCCGAGTTCTAATTTCTGGTATTATAAACCTAGTTCTTCTGATTCTCATTTCCAAAGGACAGAGCAACATATATTCCACAAACCCGTGTCCCAGGCCTCTAGAatccaatataaattttaaaaataaaatcgacCCATTTTCCATTAAAGATAGGTTTCATGTTTTCTGTTCCGAGACTCACACTCAAAAGTTTACAGGGGCCTAAGCATGGTTCTTTGCTTTATAGTACCAGGTCTTTTCGGGAATAAAGGGTTGGACTGATGGTCAGTTATGGTACCTGTAGCATTGTATATGATAAATTGTGCCAGTTCTGAGACTGTTTGTTTTTTAGCCGTTTTTGTACATCATGTGACACTTGTAGTGATAATATCTCTACGGTTTTTTTTGTGACCTTATAGTTTAGGTTCTGGTAAATCTTGGTATCTGAAATAAGGCTACTACCAGACACCTGATGAGGCTtgcgaagccgagcaaaggaCATCACTTTAAAAGGAATGCAAGCCTTAGGTTTACTATTTCCGGCTTCAGGTAATCAAGTACGCCATTACTGAAAGTAATCGTAGGTAATGTGTATTTTGTATAAAATCTGAAGCTAACC from Artemia franciscana chromosome 5, ASM3288406v1, whole genome shotgun sequence harbors:
- the LOC136027091 gene encoding transmembrane and coiled-coil domains protein 2-like isoform X3 → MTTEVYDLYREGYVMDKLNTLANDRQPNSRSTSPARNNSGFISFLSRKNDLAIPKPERSRSNPNNLSEDITPTTSSLSLAADGSVVLEEGNESVNDGIDENDSLISEKQKYAYDVIISKLNKSKEKIKELQSEKDKNVNEYLQLSGSISDKAQLTKIKQTFEKRNLKTSHAISQLQRKCESYNKKLEDFLTSGVPLSKPKHGIKEGLRYVGGNIREGVTGLTGRPKELANMIKSKFGSADNVSDLKAEKADGDELSTAEKGSSSVTIHTTSHGGSGGTKYTSEEGSECGSSATSENVVNQISPNHQFSLEMETVWSELKDLRSESEKLREEIESLKASTQSDNLFVSQALQEMRYRLERLEEQVNDLSDLHQSEVSSLRQGVNDMEDKVNYQSEERVRDIHEMLETCLTRIAKLEHQAAYTQQYVSFDRIENGFTRGAIAKIFTILLTVLQVILVVVANLSNAILPLFRNRLHTLITCVVVICIAFLMSQWAELKALTSSFLRNYRETLNSSDKGIR
- the LOC136027091 gene encoding transmembrane and coiled-coil domains protein 2-like isoform X4, with amino-acid sequence MDKLNTLANDRQPNSRSTSPARNNSGFISFLSRKNDLAIPKPERSRSNPNNLSEDITPTTSSLSLAADGSVVLEEGNESVNDGIDENDSLISEKQKYAYDVIISKLNKSKEKIKELQSEKDKNVNEYLQLSGSISDKAQLTKIKQTFEKRNLKTSHAISQLQRKCESYNKKLEDFLTSGVPLSKPKHGIKEGLRYVGGNIREGVTGLTGRPKELANMIKSKFGSADNVSDLKAEKADGDELSTAEKGSSSVTIHTTSHGGSGGTKYTSEEGSECGSSATSENVVNQISPNHQFSLEMETVWSELKDLRSESEKLREEIESLKASTQSDNLFVSQALQEMRYRLERLEEQVNDLSDLHQSEVSSLRQGVNDMEDKVNYQSEERVRDIHEMLETCLTRIAKLEHQAAYTQQYVSFDRIENGFTRGAIAKIFTILLTVLQVILVVVANLSNAILPLFRNRLHTLITCVVVICIAFLMSQWAELKALTSSFLRNYRETLNSSDKGIR